The Clostridia bacterium genome contains the following window.
CGGAGACGTCAAAGTCGGTGCTCACCGTCTCCGGGTTATTGTTGATCATCACCGCCTCATAACCCAGCTCTTTCAAAGCCCGGATGGCATGGACGGAACAGTAGTCAAACTCGATCCCCTGGCCGATGCGGATGGGCCCGGCCCCGATGATCACCACCTTCTTCCCGTCGCCCGGCTGCACTTCATCCTCCGCCCCGCAAGCGGAATAGTAATAGGGACTCACGGCCTCAAACTCGGCGGCGCAGGTGTCCACCACTTTAAACACCGGTTCCAGCCCCAATTCCCGGCACCGCTCCCGCACTTCACCGGTCGTGGCCTGCACCAGCCCGGCGATGGTCCCGTTGGTAAAGCCCAGGTTTTTCAACTGCCTCAAGGTTTCCCGGTCCAGGTCCGCCAGGCGCATTTTTTTCAATTTTTCTTCCCACTGCACCAGGTGCTGCAGCTTGTAGAGGAAGTAGCGGTCGATTTGGGTTTTGGCATGGACGGTGTCCACGGCCACCCCCCGCCGCAGGGCTTCCGCCACTACGAACAGGCTCTCGTGAGTGGTTTCCTCCAGTTTTTTGAGCAGCTGTTCTTCCGAGCAGCTTGCCAGGTATGGCAGTGCCAGGGAATCCAGCCCCAGTTCCAGGGAAGCCACGGCCTTGAGCAAAGCCATTTCAAAGGAGGTACCGATGGCCATCACTTCCCCGGTGGCCTTCATCCTCGTACCCAGCTTGGTATCGGCTTTGACAAATTTGTCAAAGGGCCAGCGGGGTATTTTGACCACCACATAGTCGAGGGTAGGTTCAAAGCAAGCCAAAGTTTTGCCGGTCACGCTGTTTTTGATCTCATCCAGTGTATACCCCAGGGCAATCTTAGTGGCCACCTTGGCAATGGGGTAGCCGGTGGCTTTGGAGGCCAGAGCGCTGGAACGGCTCACCCGGGGGTTCACTTCGATGACGTAGTACTGCATGCTTTCCGGGTGCAGGGCAAACTGGACGTTACAGCCCCCCTCAATCTCCAGGGCGTTGATGATCCGGAGAGCGGCGCTCCGCAGCAGCTGGTGCTCTTGATCCCGCAAGGTCAGGCACGGGGCCACCACGATACTGTCGCCGGTGTGGATGCCCACCGGGTCCACGTTTTCCATGTTGCAGACAGTGATGCAGTTGCCTTTGCTGTCCCGGATGACTTCATACTCAATTTCCTTCCAGCCTTTCACCGACTTTTCGATCAACACCTGGTGCACCCGGCTGAGCCTGATGCCGCCGGCGGCAATGCTTCTCAACTCTGTTTCGTTGGCTGCCAGGCCGCCGCCGGTCCCTCCCAGGGTGTAGGCCGGCCGGACCACCACCGGGTAGCCGATCTCCGCCGCAAAGGCCACCGCCTCGTCGATGCTGCCGGTCACGATGCTCTCGATGACGGGTTGGCCGATGCTCTCCGTGGTCTTTTTAAAGGCTTCCCGGTCCTCGGCTTTCTTGATGGCTTCGGGGCCGGTGCCCAAAAGCTTTACCCCGTACTCCGCCAGAAAACCGCT
Protein-coding sequences here:
- the carB gene encoding carbamoyl-phosphate synthase large subunit, whose amino-acid sequence is MPKRPDIKKVLVIGSGPIIIGQAAEFDYAGTQACRALKEEGVEVVLANSNPATIMTDKDMAHRVYIEPLNVSTLQEIIKKERPDSCLPTLGGQMGLNLAMELAESGFLAEYGVKLLGTGPEAIKKAEDREAFKKTTESIGQPVIESIVTGSIDEAVAFAAEIGYPVVVRPAYTLGGTGGGLAANETELRSIAAGGIRLSRVHQVLIEKSVKGWKEIEYEVIRDSKGNCITVCNMENVDPVGIHTGDSIVVAPCLTLRDQEHQLLRSAALRIINALEIEGGCNVQFALHPESMQYYVIEVNPRVSRSSALASKATGYPIAKVATKIALGYTLDEIKNSVTGKTLACFEPTLDYVVVKIPRWPFDKFVKADTKLGTRMKATGEVMAIGTSFEMALLKAVASLELGLDSLALPYLASCSEEQLLKKLEETTHESLFVVAEALRRGVAVDTVHAKTQIDRYFLYKLQHLVQWEEKLKKMRLADLDRETLRQLKNLGFTNGTIAGLVQATTGEVRERCRELGLEPVFKVVDTCAAEFEAVSPYYYSACGAEDEVQPGDGKKVVIIGAGPIRIGQGIEFDYCSVHAIRALKELGYEAVMINNNPETVSTDFDVS